The Marinobacter szutsaonensis sequence CGTGCGCGCCGTCATGCCGACCTTCGAGAACAAGATCAAGCTGTACAAGGATGAGATCCCGCTGTTCAGCCGTTACCAGATCGAAGGCCAGATCGAAACCGCATTCCAGCGCGAAGTGAAGCTGCCCTCCGGCGGCTCGATCGTGATCGACCCCACCGAGGCACTGGTTTCCATCGACATCAACTCCTCCCGCGCCACCAAGGGGCACGATATCGAGGAAACCGCCCTGCAGACGAACCTGGAAGCGGCAGAAGAAATCGCCCGCCAGCTGCGCCTGCGGGATATGGGTGGCCTGATCGTGATCGACTTCATCGACATGACTCCAGCCAAGCACCAGCGCGAAGTGGAACAGAAGATGCGCGAAGCGCTGGAGATCGACCGGGCACGGGTCCAGGTCGGCAAGATTTCCCGTTTCGGTCTGCTGGAAATGTCCCGCCAGCGCCTGCGCCCGTCCCTGGGTGAGACCCGCAGCGAGGTCTGCCCGCGCTGTGAAGGCCAGGGCACCATTCGTGGCATAGAATCACTCGCCCTGAGCATCATGCGGCTGATCTACGAGGAGTCTTCCAAGGACAAGACCGGCGAGGTCCGTGCCATCGTGCCGGTATCCGTTGCCACCTTCCTCCTGAACGAGAAGCGCAAGCAGCTGGCCGACATCGAATCACGTCAGAGCGTCCAGGTTGTGGTCGTTCCGGTTCCGCACATGGAAACCCCGCACTTCGAAATCCTGCGTATCCGCCAGGACGAAACCACGCCCGAGCACATCTCGAGCCACCAGGTAGCCCAGGAATACAGCGAGCGCGAAGAAGAAATCTTTGAAGCGCCCACTGCTGAGAAACCGGTACGTGAACAGGCCGCCGTCAAGGCCATCCGGCCGTCTGCTCCTGCGCCGACTCCAACACCCACCGTGGCAGAAGCCGCGGCCCAGGAAGAGGGCCTGTTCCGTCGGCTCGGACGCAAGATCGCCTGCTTCTTCGGCGGCGAGAGCCAGCAAGGCGAAGAACGCGAGCAAAGCAAGCGCCCGCAGCGTCAGGACCGCAGAACCCAGGATCGTCGCAAGTCCCGGGTAGCCCGGGATGACCAGCGCTCCGGCGGCAACCGCAGCGGTGATCGCCGCCAGGGCGGTCAGCAGCAAAGCCGTAGCGATGACACCCGCAACCGCGGTCGCGGTCGCAGCGATGACCAGAACCGTGGCGGCCAGGCCCGTCAGGGTGGCGACAAGGGCCAGGACAAGAGTGCCGAAGGTCGCAAGGACAGCAAGGGCCGCAGCCAGGGCCGTAACCGTCCGCAGCGTGACCAGAAGGACAACCGCGAGCAAAAGGATAGCCGCGGCCAGAAGGACCAGCAGCAGGCCAAGCCCCAGAAGGATCAGCAGCCGCCCAAAGAGCAGAAGGAGACTGCCCAGAAAGGTTCCGGCGGTGACAAGCCCCGCAAGCCGCGCCGCCAGCGTAACCGCGACGGCTCCCCGGCCGAGGCCCCTGCCAGCGCTCCATCAAACCGCAAGGCCGCTCGCAGTGACAAGCACCAGAAGGACACTCAGCCCGAGAAAGCGGCTGAGCCGGAAAAGCCAGCAGTTACTGCGGACAAGAGCGCCGAGCAGAAGGCCGAAGCACGGTCATCTGCACCGGAAAAAGCTCCGGAGCCCAAACAGGAATCCCGTCTGGCAGCCGGCGTAGCTTCTGAAAAGGCCGAGGAGCAAAAAGCACCCGCGAAGGCCGAGAAGACCGAGAAGACCGAGAAGGCCGAGAAGGCCGAGAAGGCGGATCAGGGTGAAAAACCTGCAAAAGCAGACCAGCCTGCAAAAGCCGAGTCCGCGGATAAAGCCGAGAAGCCGGAAGCCAAGCCAGCGGGCAAGGAATCGGCCAAGCCTTCGAAGTCGGAAGCAGAAACTCCCAAGCAGGAGGTTGCCAAAGCCGAGGAGCCCAAACAGTCTCCCGCCAAAGCTGAGGCAACCAAGGCCGAGGAGCGCAAGCCCGAAGCAGCGAGCTCCGAAGAGCCTAAGCCGCAGACCGCCCAAAAGGAGCCTGCGAAAGCCGAGGCAACCAAAGCCGAAACGGCAAAGGCAGATCAGCCGAAGGCAGAAAAACAGCCAGAGGCGGTGAGCCCCAAAGCGGAAGAGCAAGTAACCGCTCCGAAGAAGGAGGCCCCGCAGGCTGAGAAAGCCGAGAAGCCCGAGGGTCAGACCCCGAAAGCGAAGGCAGAGGCCAAAGAGCCTGAGCCAAAGTCCGCCAGCAAGCCTGAGGCTGACAAGCCGAAGGAAGACAAGCCAAAGGAAGAAAAGGCACCCGCGGCGCAGAGTGCTCCGGAACCGAAGGCGTCCGAAGCGCCCCGGATTTTCCAGGGCGAGAGCGGAAAGCCGGAACTGGACCTGCCGGTTACGCCGGGCCGGGCCTATAATGATCCACGTGAAGTCCGTCGCCGTCAGCGAGCAGCGGAAGAAGCCCAAAAGGCCGGGAGTAACTGATAAATGCTATCCAATTCCGACATAGAAGCGCTGGAAGACATCCTGTTTGCGGAGCCCTGGGGTGATGACGCCCTGGACTTTTTCGGGCTCCACGGCGTGGTTTGCGCCAGCGTCGTCGGCCCGGTTGAGCTGAGCGCGGAAGATATCTTCCGCCTCGCCACCGGCACCGAGCAGGTGCCCGGTGGCGAAATTCCCGAGGTATTCCGTCGCAGTGTCACCCAGCTGGCAAAAGATATGGCCCACGCCCTGGATATGGGGCAGGCCCTGGAGCTGCCGGAGCCGGAGGACGGCGATCCGATGAACGCACTGGAGAACTGGTGTGCAGGATTCGTGGAAACGTTCCTGGAGCATGAGGAGGAGTGGCTGGACGCCGCCAGCGAGGAGGAAACCGCAGACCTCATGGTTCCCATGCTGACCCTGTCCGGTCTGTTCGACGACGAGGACTTCCAGAAGGTCCGCAACAGCGACAAGCTTTCCCGCCAGATGGCCGACGCCATCCCGGACTCACTGACCGACCTCTACCTGCTGTTCCACGCTCCGGACTAAGCCGGAGCCGTAACACCTGCAGGTTCTTGAAAATGATGCCAGACCGGCTCCAGCCCGTCTGGCATTTTCATGATATTCCCCAGTTCGCACCAGGGTGCGCCCGGAAAGTGGAAATCACTGCCCTGGGATGCCCACATCCCGTTGCGCCGGCACAGCTCCGCCAGAAAGCCGAGATCGCCGCTGGACTGACCCGAGGTGGACACCTCAATGCCCTGCCCTCCGGCCCTGCGAAACTCCCCGGTCAGCTCCCGGAGCTTGGTCGCCGTCAGCCTGTACTTTCGTGGATGCGCCAGCACCGCAATACCACCGGCATCGGTGATCCACTGCACCACCTCCGGCAATTCCGGCCAGTAAGCACGCACATCACCGGGTTTTCCGGCACCCAGGTACCGCTTGAATGCCTGGGCGGCGTTACGGACAACACTCGCCTCGATCAGCGCCTCGGCAAAATGGGGGCGCCCAGGCACATCTCCACCGGCCTTGGCGGTCGCCCGTTCCAACAGGTCCGGCACCTTCAGGCGCTGGAGCCGCTCGGCAATCATGGCTGCCCTCGCCCGGCGGTTGTCCGTCTGTTGCGCGACCCTGGCAGTGAATGCCGGGTCCTCCCGATCGAAATCCAGGCCGACAACATGGATCGTCCGGCCTTTCCAGAGACAGGACAATTCGATTCCTGACACCAGCGTAACTCCTGATTCACTTGCTGCCCTTGCCGCTTCCGGTAGGCCATTCAGGGTATCGTGATCGGTCAGGGCCAGGTGCGTCACCCCCTTTTCGTCAGCACGGGCAACCAGGTCCGCCGGTGCCAGGGCACCGTCCGAGGCCGTGCTGTGGCAGTGCAGATCAATGCACAAAGTCGGGGGTTGGGGTATAGTCACAAAAAATCCTTAAACGGTTGAGAGAGCTTCATGTATTACGCCATTATCAGTGAGGATATCGAAAACAGCCTTGCCCTTCGCCAATCTGCACGCCCGGCCCATCTGGAGCGACTCCAAGCACTGAAGGCGGAGGGCCGGTTGCTCGTTGCCGGGCCACATCCGGCCATCGACACCCCCGAGCCCGGTGAAGCCGGGTTTACCGGCAGTCTCGTCGTTGCCGAATTTGACTCGCTCGAAGCAGCCCAAGCGTGGGCCGATGCCGACCCTTATATCGAAGCCGGCGTGTACCAGAAGGTAACCGTCAAACCTTTCAAGGCGGTACTGCCCTGAAATGCCGGCCAGCGCATGAGTTTATTGTAATGGTGACCTGCTTGAACCGCAGGTCAACTATGACAAAATTGCGCTTTTAACATCTGGTGTTTTTTCACTATCCAATTCTGGGAATGTATTCGTGACGCCTTTTCGCCTGATCATCAGTCTGTTGTTCATCGTATCATCTATCGCAGCCGCCCAGGCCAGAACCGTCTGGGTTGATGACCAGCTCTACCTTCCGGTTCGTTCGGGCGCCGGTAGCCAGTACCGGATTATCGAGAACGCCGTACCCAGTGGCACAGCCCTGGAGGTTCTCGAAACCGGGGATAGCTACACAAAGGTCCGTACACCCAAGGGAACCGAGGGCTGGGTCGCAAGCCAGTACCTGAGCAACACCCCGATCGCAGCCGACCGTCTTCAGGCAGCCAACCGGGAGCTGGAGCGGACCAAAACCGAGCTGACTCAGGTCAAGGAGCAGCTTTCGCAAGTCACCCAGGAGCGCAACGCCCTTGAGAGCGCCGAATCCAACCTGTCCAGCCGCTCCCAGGAGCTGCAGGAAGAGCTTCAGCGGATAAAGAGCATTGCTGCCGATTCCATCAATCTGGAACGCAGGAACCGCGAGCTGAATGCGGAGAACCAGAAACTTCGCAACGACCTGGAAGTTCTGACCGCCGAGAATGAGCGACTGGAGGCAAGCAAGGAGTCAGACTTTATGCTGCTGGGAGCCGGACTTGTCTTCGGGGGTGTCCTGCTGGCACTGATCATTCCCATGCTCAAGCCCACCCGCAAGACCGACAACTGGGCCTGACCTTTCGTATCAGGCCGATACATCCGGACAAAAAGAAGGGCGGCCCGAGGGCCGCCCTTCTTCGTTCCTGACCGCCGGATCAGACCAGCGGCTTCTCGGAGACGATGATGCCGTTATTATCGGCATACACGTAGTGCCCCGGATGAAACGTCACGCCATGGAAGGTGACCGGAATGTTCAGGTCACCGATGCCCCGCTTCTCGGTTTTCCGCGGAACGGTGCCCAGCGCCTGCACACCCAGGTTGGTCTGACCGATCTCGTCCACATCACGGATGCAGCCATAGATGATCAGGCCGGCCCAGCCATTGCTGGCCGCCTTCTCCGCCAGCATGTCGCCCAGCAGTGCGTTACGCTTTGACGCACCACCATCAACTACCATGACGCGGCCATGCCCGGGCTGACCCACC is a genomic window containing:
- a CDS encoding YecA family protein; the protein is MLSNSDIEALEDILFAEPWGDDALDFFGLHGVVCASVVGPVELSAEDIFRLATGTEQVPGGEIPEVFRRSVTQLAKDMAHALDMGQALELPEPEDGDPMNALENWCAGFVETFLEHEEEWLDAASEEETADLMVPMLTLSGLFDDEDFQKVRNSDKLSRQMADAIPDSLTDLYLLFHAPD
- a CDS encoding PHP domain-containing protein — encoded protein: MTIPQPPTLCIDLHCHSTASDGALAPADLVARADEKGVTHLALTDHDTLNGLPEAARAASESGVTLVSGIELSCLWKGRTIHVVGLDFDREDPAFTARVAQQTDNRRARAAMIAERLQRLKVPDLLERATAKAGGDVPGRPHFAEALIEASVVRNAAQAFKRYLGAGKPGDVRAYWPELPEVVQWITDAGGIAVLAHPRKYRLTATKLRELTGEFRRAGGQGIEVSTSGQSSGDLGFLAELCRRNGMWASQGSDFHFPGAPWCELGNIMKMPDGLEPVWHHFQEPAGVTAPA
- the rraA gene encoding ribonuclease E activity regulator RraA, which translates into the protein MADIITPDLCDEYPEVQVVEPGFNNYGGVKNFGGEIVTVKCFEDNSVVKEQVGQPGHGRVMVVDGGASKRNALLGDMLAEKAASNGWAGLIIYGCIRDVDEIGQTNLGVQALGTVPRKTEKRGIGDLNIPVTFHGVTFHPGHYVYADNNGIIVSEKPLV
- a CDS encoding TIGR04211 family SH3 domain-containing protein, producing the protein MTPFRLIISLLFIVSSIAAAQARTVWVDDQLYLPVRSGAGSQYRIIENAVPSGTALEVLETGDSYTKVRTPKGTEGWVASQYLSNTPIAADRLQAANRELERTKTELTQVKEQLSQVTQERNALESAESNLSSRSQELQEELQRIKSIAADSINLERRNRELNAENQKLRNDLEVLTAENERLEASKESDFMLLGAGLVFGGVLLALIIPMLKPTRKTDNWA
- a CDS encoding YciI family protein produces the protein MYYAIISEDIENSLALRQSARPAHLERLQALKAEGRLLVAGPHPAIDTPEPGEAGFTGSLVVAEFDSLEAAQAWADADPYIEAGVYQKVTVKPFKAVLP
- the rne gene encoding ribonuclease E; amino-acid sequence: MKRMLINATHPEELRVALVDGQRLFDLDIESSSREQKKANIYKGRITRVEPSLEAAFVDFGAERHGFLPLKEISKEYFKKSPGQIEGKINIKDVVSEGQEVIVQVDKEERGNKGAALTTFISLAGRYLVLMPNNPRAGGISRRIEGEERAQLKEAMNNVQVPKTMGIIVRTAGIGRTTEELQWDLDYLVQFWEAITQAAGERKAPFLIHQESNVIIRAVRDYLRQDIGEVLIDAENVYEDVLNFVRAVMPTFENKIKLYKDEIPLFSRYQIEGQIETAFQREVKLPSGGSIVIDPTEALVSIDINSSRATKGHDIEETALQTNLEAAEEIARQLRLRDMGGLIVIDFIDMTPAKHQREVEQKMREALEIDRARVQVGKISRFGLLEMSRQRLRPSLGETRSEVCPRCEGQGTIRGIESLALSIMRLIYEESSKDKTGEVRAIVPVSVATFLLNEKRKQLADIESRQSVQVVVVPVPHMETPHFEILRIRQDETTPEHISSHQVAQEYSEREEEIFEAPTAEKPVREQAAVKAIRPSAPAPTPTPTVAEAAAQEEGLFRRLGRKIACFFGGESQQGEEREQSKRPQRQDRRTQDRRKSRVARDDQRSGGNRSGDRRQGGQQQSRSDDTRNRGRGRSDDQNRGGQARQGGDKGQDKSAEGRKDSKGRSQGRNRPQRDQKDNREQKDSRGQKDQQQAKPQKDQQPPKEQKETAQKGSGGDKPRKPRRQRNRDGSPAEAPASAPSNRKAARSDKHQKDTQPEKAAEPEKPAVTADKSAEQKAEARSSAPEKAPEPKQESRLAAGVASEKAEEQKAPAKAEKTEKTEKAEKAEKADQGEKPAKADQPAKAESADKAEKPEAKPAGKESAKPSKSEAETPKQEVAKAEEPKQSPAKAEATKAEERKPEAASSEEPKPQTAQKEPAKAEATKAETAKADQPKAEKQPEAVSPKAEEQVTAPKKEAPQAEKAEKPEGQTPKAKAEAKEPEPKSASKPEADKPKEDKPKEEKAPAAQSAPEPKASEAPRIFQGESGKPELDLPVTPGRAYNDPREVRRRQRAAEEAQKAGSN